From the Acidobacteriota bacterium genome, one window contains:
- a CDS encoding winged helix-turn-helix domain-containing protein translates to MSKQTKHFYEFGAFRVDPQDRLLLKEGKVVPLAPKVFDILLIFLEHPGSVLEKDSLLERVWPDTFVEEGNLARNVSTLRKVLGEVDEGAQFIETIPRRGYRFVATVKSLADDSLTVIVQERSHITIEEEVEFDQPTTASSQNGSPQERLTTSFALTDLGRLPENSIQSLPSGSESRSRHRPQVSFSPLTMVIWSLFIGVIGVCGGAVFLQKPQVPNSLPVFRQVSFRNGMVWSARFLKDGATILYSAAWEGNPGEIFSLRPETPESRPFGLSDVYLAAVSSTGELAVITHPGPLAHRGTLARVSFSGSGAPREVLDNVFEADWSSDGKELAVIHFEDGKFQLQFPIGKTLYEAPLPGWISNVRISPTGEWIAFINHPAQAYDSSGSIFLINQNGNKRKLSSDWTSLSGLAWSPSGSEIWFTASAKGINCDLYAVNLDGQERQLVRVPGSLTIYDISAQGQVLLAREDWRTGIMCLPPGATQERDLSWLDGSWLRDLSTDGQQILFDEEGEGGGETASVYLRHTDGSPAVRLGDGFAISLSPNGKWALARYRHTKPPQLVLIPTGVGQPQTIPAGAIEFREYGNWFPDSQRLVLFGREPGHKPRLYTFDLETNVIQPLTPEGITGRPLSPDGRTIVVNDASRNRFWFSVETGEMRPFPVLEPHTGIICWSADGRSLFLVQGENPLRISRFDIETGHKEFLREIRYFDQAGLISMIPILYSADGKSYAYTYVRKLSNLYLLDIAR, encoded by the coding sequence ATGTCTAAGCAAACGAAGCACTTCTACGAATTTGGAGCCTTTCGGGTAGACCCCCAGGACCGCTTGTTGCTCAAAGAGGGAAAGGTCGTTCCCCTGGCGCCAAAGGTCTTTGACATTTTATTGATCTTTTTGGAGCACCCAGGCAGCGTCCTGGAAAAAGATAGTTTGCTAGAGCGTGTCTGGCCCGACACGTTTGTTGAGGAGGGAAACCTGGCGCGAAACGTCTCGACACTGCGCAAAGTGCTCGGAGAGGTGGATGAGGGTGCCCAGTTTATTGAAACAATCCCACGTCGTGGCTATCGCTTTGTCGCCACTGTCAAATCCCTGGCCGATGACAGTCTGACTGTGATCGTGCAAGAGCGATCACACATTACCATTGAGGAAGAAGTTGAATTTGATCAGCCCACCACAGCTTCCAGTCAAAATGGCAGTCCTCAGGAACGTCTAACGACCTCTTTTGCACTGACCGATCTGGGACGACTGCCTGAGAACTCAATACAGAGCCTTCCCTCCGGTTCAGAATCACGTTCCCGGCACCGACCACAGGTTTCATTTAGTCCATTAACAATGGTCATCTGGAGTTTATTTATTGGTGTCATTGGAGTTTGTGGTGGAGCTGTTTTTTTGCAGAAGCCTCAGGTTCCAAACTCGCTCCCAGTATTTCGACAGGTGAGCTTTCGAAACGGGATGGTGTGGTCGGCCCGGTTTCTCAAAGATGGAGCGACAATTCTCTATAGCGCCGCCTGGGAAGGGAATCCAGGCGAGATTTTTTCACTTCGACCGGAAACCCCTGAATCACGTCCATTTGGGTTGAGTGATGTCTATCTGGCGGCTGTTTCTTCGACTGGGGAACTGGCCGTGATTACCCATCCAGGGCCATTGGCGCATCGAGGAACCCTGGCGCGAGTTTCATTTTCCGGGAGTGGTGCCCCGCGTGAGGTCCTGGATAATGTCTTTGAGGCTGACTGGTCATCGGATGGAAAAGAGCTGGCCGTCATTCATTTTGAAGATGGGAAGTTCCAGCTTCAGTTTCCGATTGGCAAAACGCTGTACGAAGCGCCGTTGCCGGGCTGGATCAGCAACGTCCGGATTTCGCCAACTGGTGAATGGATTGCTTTTATCAATCATCCGGCACAGGCTTACGATAGCAGCGGGTCAATTTTCCTGATTAACCAGAATGGCAACAAACGCAAGCTATCCAGCGATTGGACATCGCTTAGCGGGCTGGCCTGGTCGCCCTCCGGCTCAGAAATCTGGTTTACGGCATCGGCCAAAGGTATCAATTGTGATTTGTATGCCGTCAATCTGGACGGACAGGAACGGCAACTGGTTCGAGTCCCTGGCAGCCTGACGATCTATGACATTTCTGCTCAGGGACAGGTTTTACTGGCGCGCGAAGACTGGCGCACCGGCATTATGTGTTTGCCACCTGGTGCAACTCAGGAACGGGATCTTTCGTGGCTTGATGGATCCTGGCTCCGGGATCTTTCAACGGATGGCCAACAAATCCTGTTTGACGAAGAGGGAGAAGGTGGTGGGGAAACGGCATCGGTGTACCTGCGCCACACGGATGGCAGTCCGGCAGTTCGACTCGGAGACGGTTTTGCAATTTCACTGTCTCCGAACGGTAAATGGGCGTTGGCGCGATACCGGCACACCAAACCGCCGCAGTTGGTTTTGATTCCGACAGGTGTTGGGCAACCGCAAACCATCCCGGCTGGAGCCATTGAATTTCGTGAATATGGCAACTGGTTCCCCGACAGCCAGCGGCTGGTGTTGTTTGGACGTGAACCGGGGCACAAGCCGCGACTCTACACTTTTGATTTAGAGACCAACGTCATTCAACCTTTGACTCCGGAGGGGATTACCGGGCGTCCGTTGTCACCGGATGGACGGACCATCGTCGTGAATGATGCCAGCCGCAATCGGTTCTGGTTTTCGGTTGAAACCGGAGAAATGCGCCCCTTTCCGGTACTTGAACCGCATACCGGGATTATTTGCTGGAGTGCTGATGGTCGTTCGCTCTTTCTTGTGCAGGGAGAAAATCCGTTGCGGATTTCGCGGTTTGACATTGAAACAGGCCACAAAGAGTTCCTGCGGGAGATTCGGTATTTTGACCAGGCGGGATTGATTTCAATGATTCCGATATTGTATTCGGCGGACGGTAAATCATATGCCTACACATATGTGCGCAAACTCTCAAACCTGTACTTGCTGGACATCGCGCGATAA
- the arr gene encoding NAD(+)--rifampin ADP-ribosyltransferase — protein MATFDNPDSQMYYHGTKADLKVGDLIEPGYASNYGKRNQAAFVYLTATLDAAIWGAELAVGTGPGRIYIVEPTGSIEDDPNLTNKRFPGNPTKSYRSRNPFRVIGEVTDWQGHSPDQLKEMHDHLENLKQRGIEAIEE, from the coding sequence ATGGCTACCTTCGACAATCCTGATTCGCAAATGTATTACCACGGCACAAAGGCTGACCTGAAGGTGGGTGATCTCATCGAACCGGGCTATGCTTCCAACTATGGCAAAAGGAACCAGGCGGCTTTCGTTTACCTGACTGCTACACTGGATGCGGCCATCTGGGGCGCCGAGCTGGCCGTTGGCACCGGACCTGGCAGGATCTACATCGTGGAACCAACAGGATCCATTGAAGATGATCCAAACCTAACCAATAAGAGATTTCCTGGAAATCCTACCAAGTCATACCGTTCCCGGAATCCATTTCGCGTCATCGGCGAGGTTACAGATTGGCAGGGTCACTCTCCTGACCAGCTCAAAGAAATGCACGATCACCTTGAGAATCTCAAGCAACGTGGGATTGAAGCAATTGAAGAATGA
- a CDS encoding dihydrofolate reductase has protein sequence MVASLDGFIARKDGSVDWLETSDEFADGDTLDPEFVEAFLKTIDCYVMGSRTYETALGFEAKGLGWSYGDKPTFVLTSRNLPRTRDTVQFYSGDLAQLVNERLRPAFGNIWVVGGGAVSGECLRLGLADEIRYSVVPVLIGNGIPFFEKLDRDIALHLAEVKAYQSGMVELCYEVQGRNSTSQNTI, from the coding sequence ATGGTGGCAAGCCTCGACGGCTTTATCGCTCGAAAGGACGGAAGCGTTGACTGGCTCGAAACCTCAGACGAATTCGCAGACGGGGATACGCTGGATCCCGAATTCGTCGAAGCATTCCTCAAGACAATTGACTGCTACGTTATGGGGTCTCGAACCTATGAAACTGCGCTTGGTTTTGAAGCCAAAGGGTTGGGCTGGTCCTATGGTGATAAGCCGACCTTCGTCCTTACCAGTCGCAATCTTCCACGGACTCGGGATACCGTACAGTTCTACTCAGGTGACCTGGCGCAGTTGGTAAATGAGCGCCTGCGGCCCGCTTTCGGTAACATCTGGGTTGTCGGAGGTGGTGCAGTTTCAGGCGAATGCCTTCGTCTTGGACTGGCCGATGAGATCCGCTATTCGGTTGTGCCGGTCTTGATTGGCAATGGAATACCATTCTTTGAGAAGCTCGACAGAGACATTGCTCTCCATCTGGCGGAGGTCAAAGCCTATCAGAGCGGCATGGTGGAACTTTGTTACGAAGTGCAGGGGCGTAACAGTACGTCACAGAACACTATCTAA
- the aqpZ gene encoding aquaporin Z — protein MKKYTAEFLGTFWLVLGGCGSAVLAAAFPQVGIGLHGVSLAFGLTVLTMAFAIGHISGCHLNPAVSVGLWLGGRFPANKLAPYIVAQVLGAIAAGAVLYLIASGAPGFDVAKGFASNGYGEHSPGGYSLVAAMVTEIVMTMFFLIVILGATDKRAPQGFAPIAIGLALTLIHLISIPVTNTSVNPARSTGVAIFVGGWAIAQLWLFWLAPIVGAGIGALVYNFISQDEA, from the coding sequence ATGAAAAAGTATACCGCGGAATTCTTAGGCACGTTCTGGCTGGTGTTAGGCGGATGCGGCAGCGCTGTCCTTGCAGCCGCATTTCCACAAGTCGGAATCGGGCTGCATGGCGTGTCACTCGCTTTCGGTCTGACCGTTCTCACCATGGCATTTGCCATCGGGCACATCTCGGGCTGCCACCTCAACCCGGCAGTCTCGGTCGGGTTGTGGCTCGGCGGACGCTTCCCAGCAAATAAGCTGGCGCCGTACATCGTGGCGCAGGTCCTTGGCGCCATTGCCGCTGGTGCGGTGCTCTACCTGATCGCGAGCGGGGCGCCCGGCTTTGACGTCGCAAAGGGCTTCGCCTCAAACGGGTATGGTGAACATTCACCGGGAGGCTACTCTCTTGTGGCGGCAATGGTCACGGAAATTGTCATGACGATGTTCTTTCTGATCGTCATTCTTGGCGCCACAGACAAACGCGCACCTCAAGGCTTTGCACCTATCGCCATTGGGCTGGCGCTCACCCTGATTCACCTGATCAGCATTCCGGTTACAAATACTTCAGTAAATCCAGCTCGAAGCACCGGCGTGGCGATCTTCGTTGGTGGCTGGGCAATTGCGCAACTCTGGTTGTTTTGGCTGGCACCAATCGTTGGCGCGGGCATCGGCGCGCTCGTTTATAACTTCATCAGCCAAGACGAGGCATGA
- a CDS encoding DEAD/DEAH box helicase family protein — protein MTNTPDLNRGLQSSSSEDLFVDIFQEALGFERAQLLLPQYPFQDIDGKGRSIDFVLLSRLGKYAFEIDGEAWHFPTQGIVSPRDYRDSLVRQNSLIYQGWKVYRWTDAQLAGERERVREQLRLFLEREISEGTLDDFLPEQQGAEISLHAHQSNAVQLLDELRRQGKTISLLTLATGTGKTHIAISDAKRLGFRTLYLAHRTDLVKQTQNRFLELWPEVTSQVFRKKSGKPDAHVVLSTIQAMSDSLELFDPKEFGYIVFDEAHHVAAPIYRKVLAYFRARFILGLTATPERHDGQSLLDLFQTTAHRLELEEAISRGLLVPIRCVRVRTNVDLTHIHFNGVDYRASDLEIHLFIPGRDRLIVDTYIAHVAGKRAVCFCVNVAHAENLALEFQRQKIAAAHVSGRTDAEQRQATLEKYRQGEIQVLCACDILTEGWDSPETEALFMARPTLSKVVYVQQLGRGTRKAPGKECLYVFDFIDNTTRYAQAMSAHRLLQKEKYFPGALIAAPVELLQTEDRQIAAGEKTTAHLGLHLWAERYEPIDIFRWQDEVKDMLQAHELERELGVGQRTVRNWIEANRLQPDHTIEMGSRVYHYFKKERVAQIRADFGLVEVTSENIKQQFFEFVTEMDMSSSYKPVLLLGLLELADERGRVNVPALVQFFRTFYLNRQTSGQKVEAEGKRMNKVVTLTDTEIASVMLEMPFEKFERRKYLRYLKDVTVIKFQDALWRVLTVEDKRQLKEIAQAAINSYYARV, from the coding sequence ATGACTAACACCCCCGATTTAAATAGAGGTCTCCAAAGTAGTTCGAGTGAAGACCTTTTTGTTGATATTTTCCAGGAAGCGCTAGGCTTTGAGCGTGCTCAGCTATTGTTGCCGCAGTATCCCTTTCAAGATATTGACGGAAAAGGTCGCTCTATCGATTTTGTTTTGCTTTCAAGGCTTGGGAAGTATGCATTTGAGATCGATGGCGAAGCCTGGCATTTTCCGACACAAGGTATTGTTTCACCCAGGGATTATCGTGATTCATTGGTGCGCCAAAACAGTTTGATTTATCAAGGTTGGAAGGTTTATCGGTGGACTGACGCTCAACTGGCAGGCGAACGAGAACGAGTGAGAGAACAGTTGCGCTTGTTCCTGGAACGGGAAATATCTGAAGGAACGTTGGATGACTTTTTGCCTGAGCAACAAGGCGCTGAAATATCACTCCATGCTCACCAAAGTAATGCAGTGCAATTACTTGACGAACTGAGACGACAAGGGAAAACCATTTCGTTGTTGACCCTTGCAACTGGAACCGGGAAAACCCACATTGCCATTTCAGACGCAAAACGGCTTGGCTTTCGAACTTTGTATCTTGCTCACCGGACGGATTTGGTCAAACAAACCCAAAATCGTTTCCTGGAACTTTGGCCGGAAGTGACTTCTCAGGTTTTTCGAAAGAAGTCAGGAAAACCTGACGCTCATGTTGTTTTATCTACGATACAGGCAATGAGTGACTCGCTTGAACTCTTTGATCCAAAAGAGTTTGGCTATATCGTCTTTGATGAAGCCCACCATGTTGCTGCTCCTATCTATCGAAAAGTGCTGGCTTATTTTCGGGCCAGATTCATTTTGGGGCTGACCGCAACTCCCGAGCGACATGATGGTCAATCCCTTCTCGATTTATTTCAAACCACGGCTCACCGACTTGAATTGGAAGAAGCGATTTCCCGTGGATTATTAGTCCCGATTCGGTGTGTTCGTGTTCGAACAAATGTAGATTTGACCCATATTCATTTCAATGGAGTGGATTATCGGGCTTCAGACCTCGAAATACATTTGTTCATTCCAGGTCGGGACCGATTGATTGTTGATACCTACATTGCTCATGTAGCGGGCAAACGGGCTGTGTGTTTTTGTGTCAATGTTGCCCACGCTGAGAATCTGGCTTTGGAATTTCAACGACAGAAAATCGCTGCGGCCCACGTGTCAGGGCGGACGGATGCCGAACAGCGTCAAGCCACCCTTGAAAAGTACCGACAAGGGGAAATCCAGGTACTATGTGCCTGTGATATTTTGACGGAAGGTTGGGATTCACCCGAAACCGAAGCTTTATTTATGGCCCGTCCGACGCTCAGCAAAGTTGTGTATGTTCAGCAACTTGGGCGTGGGACTCGAAAAGCTCCTGGCAAGGAATGTCTCTATGTTTTTGATTTCATAGACAATACCACCCGATATGCACAGGCAATGAGTGCCCACCGATTACTTCAGAAGGAAAAATACTTCCCTGGTGCTCTGATTGCCGCGCCAGTAGAGCTTCTACAAACCGAAGACCGGCAAATTGCTGCCGGAGAAAAAACAACTGCTCACCTGGGGCTTCATTTATGGGCTGAGCGCTACGAGCCAATTGATATTTTCCGCTGGCAAGACGAAGTTAAAGACATGCTTCAAGCCCATGAGTTGGAGCGAGAACTTGGAGTTGGACAACGGACTGTCCGGAACTGGATTGAAGCCAACCGGTTGCAGCCTGATCACACCATTGAAATGGGCAGCCGGGTCTATCATTATTTTAAAAAGGAGAGAGTTGCACAGATCCGAGCCGATTTCGGGTTGGTCGAAGTTACATCAGAAAATATCAAGCAGCAGTTTTTTGAATTTGTCACCGAAATGGATATGAGTTCTTCTTACAAACCAGTCTTGTTACTCGGGTTACTGGAACTTGCCGATGAGCGGGGAAGGGTGAATGTCCCGGCGCTGGTTCAATTCTTCCGGACGTTTTATCTCAATCGGCAAACATCCGGTCAAAAAGTTGAAGCTGAAGGAAAGCGCATGAATAAAGTAGTGACACTGACAGATACTGAGATTGCGTCGGTGATGTTGGAAATGCCGTTTGAGAAATTTGAGCGTCGGAAATATCTCCGCTATTTAAAAGACGTGACTGTGATCAAGTTTCAAGATGCCTTGTGGAGAGTCCTTACCGTAGAAGACAAGCGCCAACTGAAAGAAATAGCTCAAGCTGCGATCAATTCCTACTATGCCAGAGTCTGA
- a CDS encoding HIT family protein has translation MPESDNPCLFCHLTDRIVLENQFWVMIEDAFPVNLGHCLIITRRHVASFREMTLEEFQALHQMIQVVTGYLDQTHRPAGYNFGVNDGEAAGQTIFHVHFHVIPRFNGDCADPRGGIRNLKKPLVAYL, from the coding sequence ATGCCAGAGTCTGACAACCCTTGCCTTTTTTGCCACCTCACAGACCGGATTGTCCTGGAAAACCAATTTTGGGTCATGATCGAAGACGCCTTCCCCGTAAATCTTGGGCATTGCCTGATTATCACAAGACGTCACGTCGCATCATTTCGAGAAATGACCCTTGAGGAATTTCAGGCATTACACCAAATGATTCAAGTGGTTACCGGTTATCTTGATCAAACACATCGGCCCGCCGGCTACAACTTTGGTGTCAATGACGGTGAAGCCGCGGGACAAACTATTTTCCACGTTCATTTTCATGTAATTCCGCGCTTCAACGGTGATTGTGCTGACCCACGTGGTGGAATCCGGAATCTCAAAAAGCCTCTGGTGGCTTACCTTTAG